In Thunnus albacares chromosome 1, fThuAlb1.1, whole genome shotgun sequence, the DNA window GAAGAGTTAGAGACTTTTATTCCTGAAACCCCACAAGGAGGCACAATTGGTCTCCCGTGTTAATATGTGGAGCAGATGGACCTGTTCACCAAGTATCAGCCCTATAATGGTTATAGAAAAGcagttatttaaaaatgtatattaacTGTAGTGCCACCCAGTGGTGAAATTACATGAATTTTTATAGGCTCACTCAAGGGCACTTTGTGGACATGTGACCCAATTTTGGTTGAAATTGGTCTTTGCATTGAAGAGTTGGAGCCTTCTGTTCCCGAAAACTCCGCCCACTCCATTTTGGTAGCCAATcgtcagaaaatggttaaagTGATTGAAGAACATATGGGACCGTTGAATCCGGGGTGCTCTAAATAGGATAcgtaccaagtttggtgaagattggaTGAAATATGATGGAtaggaagtaaaaaaaagtttttacaaaaaaaatctagtttccaaggacgacttccCAGATGGTTCTGTgcaacaaaccatctggcgcgtcagGTTACGCAGAGCAGGCTTTTATTAATAATTGCTTATGTAAAAGATTGACGACTACATTCAGTGAATATAATAGATTTTTCAATGTAAGCTGCCAGACTAATTGCCAATTATTAATCTCTCCTTTGACTTTGTgcataatctttttttttttttttcatctgcagGAAAAGATGACTGTCGAAGACACTCAAAAAGAGGTATTGAAACAAAAACGATCACCTGAACATACTGGGCCTCACACATTTTTGTcagttgttttctgtcttaaatTTGTTGGCAACaatcaaatttaaagaaaagaaaattggTTCATGAAACCTGCACAGATAGTATTGTTGATACCCATGTTAAAAGGTTGATCAATAATGGCAGTTCTCAGGGTGGTATGCGACCAATCTTAGATTATTATCCTTGGCAACTAAATATATGAGCCATAAAGGCAGAAAGACAGATTTTGGGTGGATGTCACTGATGTTGTACAGAACTTTATGTGTTGAATTGAAGGAAAGGGGAAAAACAGGGTAAAAAACTGATATGGATTAATACTAGCGCTGTTGGAACAAATTTCGGCAGTAGAATATAAAgtgaataacaaaaaaatactaATCGAATGCTGAAAGTCCTATTCGaatgtctattttttttattttttataaatgtgtcgGCTAACATTAGAGAATCTCACCCCTCTTGTTTTGGCCTACCCACATGTGAAAACGAAATGCTTATGTCATGTCTGATGAACAAATAAGTTTTCTGAGTCTGGCTGAATTGAACAATCTCACGTTCAATGTGCGCTAACGTTAACCTCTAACAGTAAAAGACTTGAGCCTGAGTGATCAGTGCTGCAGCCTCCAGTTTGGAGTTTGGACACAGAGCTCTTACTCACGCTATCATTTGGGCTCGCAGTGCATCCCAAACCAAATAACACGTCCCATATTGATGTAAACAAGTGCATACTGACgtggatttatttatatttcagttaagCGCGTAATTTAATTACTATGATCCAGTACAATGAAagcttatttaatatttatattttagttaaTGTTATTCATTTTGTGCCTTAGCTTAATTATTACTTAGGAAGAAAGCTATCACCTGTTTATTGGTAATGTTGGGATGCCCTCTAGTGGACAGAACGTATAACAACCACATGCTGACAGTGGCTTTGGCAATGCATAAGTCTGTGTACACAGTGTATAGGTACATAGTAAGTATTAATAATAGGCTAAATTTGAGCATTaaaaatttgaatataattcaaatattaaaaataataaggaATAAAATTCTAATTGGATTATAGAGGAAGATTGACAGCATTAATTAGTACCATCTGAAATGTTACTCCATTGTGACTTAATAGTTCTGAATAACATCTTACTAAACATTGAGGAGTCAGGGTCTTGTCGTCCTGGAGCGATCCAAACTACATAATTCCCTGAAacaaatctggaaaaaaaaaaaaaatttaaaaagtagttCTTGCCATGTTTTTTATCATCTGTGTGAGACTAAAAGGAATGAAAGAAACACAacctaaaacaataatcaataaatctcACAATTTTTTCTGTTAAGACTGTTTGATGAATGAGGTGCTCTCTTCTCTTCATGCCCTGATTGTTAAGTGCTATTCTGCACAgataaataaatcagatttcACTACCAATAACTAATTTCCTCATTTTTATACAACTTTTACAAATGATTAAGTGCggtttaaaaataatgataagaatatgtgaataataaatatatattattgtgTAGTCCTTGATAACGATTTAGATAATCCTTGATGTCAAGGAGCTGCTGTGCCAGGAAGGCTGCACTCTTCCAGTGATACTTATACTCACATAACTTGAGTGGCTCAGTATTTGTCCATATGCTTTAGTATCTTGGACAAACAGTATTTCCGGTCTCATAGACATACTATATGTATGGCACTCTACAGAGCAGATGTGTTCTCTTCAGGATTGCCTGGTCCTGCCTCCGATGGggaaaaaagtgtgaaaattaTAAAGCATCAACTATTCTGCTGCCTTAAAAGCTTTTACGTTAGCTGCCATTTGCTGCAAGGTAGATATGCAGCACTCAGGAGGATAATTTTGCTCCAAATGTTTTCATCGAGCCGCTTTTGACAGTGCCAACTTTTTCAAGCTTGAAGCACCTGCATTAGCACCAAAAACTCTCACAGCACAAACAGTTCTTCaccaaatgttgtgtttttgtcctgaGCATTACTCAAAGATAGAAAGAATATTGTTAagtataatgaaaaaaaactagtatcatttcaattaaaaaaaaccttttgatGCATGATGATGAATAGTTGTTGGTTGTGAACTAGACTGTTGAGCCCCCTTATATTTGGCATTATTCGATCattaatgtattcatttgagAATGTCTGGATAGACAGTTGCTCCACCTCGACTCActcatgcttttgtttttctttttactgaaTCAGAAGGAGCAGTTGAAGGTGTTACTCAGTGCCAAAGAAAGAGAGGACGGAGCACGAGGCCCGGAGACTGTCAAGGTCCAGCTCAGGAGCACTTTGGTCAGTGACTGTATAGATATTTTATCACATATTTGAGGTTTTAATACTCAGATACATCCAttcaatttagatttttttgattTGTATTCAAACATCGTACATATCTTTAGTATCAATTCCTTCTTACACTTATTTGCGTTGTTTTGTCCTGAAAATTCAAGACAGAAGTCAGtggaaagaaaaataagtgTCTTTATAGGAAACTGTTGAATAAATGTAGGGAACCTTACATTACGTTTTAGAAATTCCACAGTGTTACAGTAGAAATACACCATCAGACGCAGCAcgacactttgtttttttctctctacatgCAGCTACGCAGCCCTCCAACTGGTAGTACAATCTGTTTAcagattgttaaaataaatagtGATTGTACCAGAGGCAATGCAATGCAGCAGTGCAGcattgtggctgttttttttattgcacattaaaataaatcaatcaaatcaatatgTATCCATGATCCTGTAGTTAAAACAATCTAGTTAATTAATTCAACACCAGTTCCAAACCCTGCATAACCAACTGCATTAAACTCAATGGCTGGCACACAACCACACGCTACAAAGACTGAGTCTGTGAggcaggttaaaaaaaaaacaaaacagctctgCCCCACCTATGTGATGCATCACGTCCATGTCTGGTGTACTTTGGCCGTTAGTATCATGTTAGTTTACAGGATCGATAACAGtagtaaatgtttaaaagttgttaaaatcAGCTGTTATATGCTTCTATGCATTTACAGGGGGACTACTCTGGGCAGTCTGTCATCAAAGGTCAGCTTGCTTTCATTTCTTTAAACATTAAGAACATTTACTGTAGAAAACGTTAATTTGAACTTAACCTGCAGAGAGTGAAATAGTTGTAATGCTGTGTTTgcactcttcttttttttaacaggtaAAGAGAACATTTTGATGAAACAAGCTCACAGCCTGGATTCTGATCAGGTAAGCTTTTATCTGTGGAGCAGTTGCAGATGATGTGCAGACATCAAGAATATAGTGTTGAGAGTGTTAGTAGTTTGCATATAAGCAACAGGACTGCAGGACTGACAATACAAATAAATCTGCTAATATTCAGATCCTAAATggttttctctttgtctctctgcgAAAGAGAATTATAACTTATGTACTATAAACAACTATTCTCCAGTAAAGTGGCTGGTTTTCCACGTGGTATGTATTTGTATCATTGATATAAATACACACGTTGATTCAATGTTTTTTATCTTCAGTCTCTGAAGATGCTCCAGAATCCTGCTTTGACACGTTCACTGTCCAGACCTTTAGAGAAGAGTCAGGCCACTGTAGGCTGGGATGTCACTGGTGAGCTTGATGCACTCCGACATGAACTTGAGGTGGTCAAACGAAAGCAAAAAGCAGCGGAGGAAGAAACGGCTCGGCTTCAAACTGCCCTGAACCATAAAAGCCATGAGTGTCAAGAACTGGTTCAGATCAAAGACACCATCCAGAAACAGGCTGATCAGCAGGTTCAAGAACTAGAGGATGCCTTGAGGGACGTTCAGAAGAGGATGCTTGATTCTGAATCCAAGGTGAAGCAGCTGCAAGCCCATGTGGTCGCAGTTAAGGAGCACTTAGGAGGCCAGGCAACAGAAGAGCTGCGCGCCCAGCTCCAGGATGTCAAAGCCAAGTATGAAGGTGCTTCAGCCGAGGTGGGTCGGGTTCGTAATCGCCTCAAACAGAGTGAGAAGGCCTTGGAGGAGTACAAGAGCAGCGAAAGCCAGCTAGCAGCTGAGGCCGAAAGGTTAGGCGAAGAGCTAGTAgctctgtctgcagagagagatgagCTAGCAGAAACCCTCCTGGAGATGGAAACACAGTTAAAGGAAGTTCAGACTAAACATGGCAACACGGTACCAGCTGAGAAGTTTGACAACATGAAAAACCTGCTGACCAATGCAGTTGACGAGAAGGAACGGCAGATTGCTGAGCTGAGGGAGGACTATGATCGTGTGCTAGAGGAGGTGGCGGAACTCCATCGAAAGCTAGATAGTCCATCATCCCAGGGAGGAGCAGGGGCAATGTCTTCTGAGGAGCAACAAAGGATACGAGCAGCTCTCGAAGAGCAGAATGCGTCACTGAAAAGGAAACTGGTCGATGTGACTGCAAAAAGCCAGGCACTAATTCAAGAGGTTGAGGAGAGCGAGGAAGAAAGAGATATACTACGAGAGCAGCTGGATGAGCTCAACAGCAGGGTTGAGGTTGACTTCATACCCATGAAGGTCCACGATGAAGCCCGGATGAACATGGTAAAGGCtttggaggagctggaggacaaGCTGGTGGAAGCCAGTGAACGTTACGGAAAAGCAGAGGCACAAGTCCAGCAGCTTCAAACCGAGAGGGCCGCTCTGCAGGAGAATATCAGCAGCCTCAAAGGTGGCAGTGAGAGACACCAGAGTGAAATGGATGCTCTGAAGTCTCAGAATGCTGACTTGATTAAGAAACTTGAACTTTTCCAGAAGAGATGTGAAGACAGAGATAAAGAGTGTGTACAACTGACAGCACAGAGCCAGACTCTGAAACAGAGCCTGGAGGGAGAGTATGTACCCAGACAGCAGCACGAACAAATGAAGATGGAGTTAAGTTCCACGATAGAGAGTGTTAAAGCTGAGATGTTGAAGTTGGAGACCAAGGAAAAAGAAAGTGGGGAAGAATTGAAGAATGTGAAAGAAGGAAACGATAAGTTGAAAGAAAAGTTGGAAAAGGTTCAGTCGGAGATGAAAAAAGACTATATAAGTGTTAAAGAGCACAAATCAATCACAGACAAGTTAAACACTGCTGTGGTTGAGGCAGAGAACAGAGCAAACCAAGTGTCGGCGATGCATGTGTTGGCCCAGGAGGAAACGGGAAAGCTTACTCAAGAATTGGAGGCCCAGAAGAAAGAACTTGATACCATACAGGAGGCAATTCAGTCCAAGTTTATCCCACTGACAGCggtggaggaaaaagaaaactcGTACAGTGCGCAGGTGAAGGAGTTAACGGTCAAACTGCTGGAAATGGAAGAGAAGtataacaaagaaaagtctGCCAGAGAGAGcaacaaacaggaggaagagaaacTAAAAGTTGAGATGGAATCTGTTCAACAAAGACTAGACACTGCTCTTGTTACCAGTGAAAAGCACAAGGAAGTGGAGGAAGAGTTCAAGGGTAAATTTGAGGAATTAACTCTGAAGTTGGTCGACCTAGAGGAGCAGCACAAAGAGGTAACCCTTCAGAAAGCTGAATTTCAAGAGCAGAACGCCCTCTGCAACACTCAGATCCAAAATCTCCAGGAGCGTCTGAAATCAGAGTTGACTCGGATAGCAACATATGACACAGAGCTGAAAGCCCTTAATGATGCCATGCAGCAAGCCCAGGCTGATTGCAAGAAAGCAAGAGATGCTCAGCAAGAGGAGGCCCAGAAGGTTTGTGCCATGCAGAAAGAACTTCAGGAACGCTGTGGGGATCAGGCTTCTCTGCTGCAAGAACAGGCCATGGCCAAGGAAGCCTTGGAGGACGAGGTCGCTAAGCTCCGAATGGCACTTCGCGAAGAGGAGGAGAACAATGCCCAGAGGGCCGAGGACGTCTCTGCGCTGCAATCTGAGCTCCTTCAAGCCACTCAGGCTCTCGAGGAGCTTCGCAATAGGGAAGACCAAATGAACCAGCTGACTAAGGagaagcagcagctggaggaggaggctgcCAACCTGAGCAACAAGCTATTGAGCTTAGCAGAGGAGTGCAAAGAGGTCCATCAGGAGGCGACTCAAGCAAGGGAGGGCGAGAGCAAGGCCaagacagagatggaggctGTCCAGGAGAAGGGACGCGCCATCGAAAGAGAAATTAGGGAGCTGAAAGAGCGGTACGACGAGTCACTCAGCACCATCTGTGATCTTCAGAGGAGGATTCAGACATCCGCTCAGCAGACTGAAGCCAAAGACAAGAAGgtaggaattattattatcattattattactgcgCTCATTCATGGTTTTATAGCTGTATTTAAACTATTATGTTATTGGCACAATGTGTGTTTGACTAtaagtaaattaaataaatacagattcAGAATTATATTAAAAGTGTCGCTCAGGAaagtatacatactgtatatctacattttaaagtaaaattggATTTTTCATTGATTCTTTAAGctatacatttttgtttagttttgttgtgTGGTTGGTAAAgctataaaatatatatgtcaTTAATGTTACCGTGTATGTTTCAGATCACAGAGTTGCTGACAGACGTTGAGCGATTGAAGCAGGCGCTGAACGGTCTGTCCCAGCTGGCATACACAAGCAACGCTCCCAATAAGAGACAGACGCAGCACATCGACACTCTCCAAGCACAGATCAAGGGCCtacagcagcagctggctgTGAGTggacacacatcacacattcaaatatatgtaaacatatTCATATGTCCGCTATAGACAGTTAGCTGTACTGTGCAGTGGAATACTTTTTGCCTTACTATCTATatgttagtttttaaaaatgggtGTTATTCTTGTCCTCAGATTGAATTGTAGCTGGAAGATTCTGTATATAAAAACTAATCCATATCAGCATTTGCAGTTCTGGCCAGCAGTAACCTCTGTTTCCTTTCTCTGCCTGTTTCCCTCATTAAGGATGCTGAGAGGCAACACAGGGAGGTGGTTTCAATTTATCGAACTCATCTTCTCAGTGCAGCACAGGTACGTCCCTCTATTGAACTGGGAGTTAACTCTTTGGTATCCAACATCAACTAAAAGGAAATTATAGAGCAAGCTCTGAGAAAGTTTGTCACATTTCTGTGGATGATATTTACTAAAAATAATTAAGGTTTTAAATAGTTTGATTATTGTATTTGACTATTTTAATGACAGCGACAGTAAGGATCCAGAACGCACTGATTCAATAATTAGACATGACAGCATATCTTAAATGTAActtttagaaaacaaaacatttaattatttcattaaaacacacttgatTGCATAAAAGTAAACCGTTTTTTAAGTTAAACTGTCTTCAGTCAAAAAATGCCTTTATTGTAAACACAGTGTGGACTTTATCATACAGCATTTATCATGTAACATACACTGTGTTGATTATAGCGCCCAGCAACACTTGAATGATTTTGAGAAGAAAtcttattctaaaaaaaaaaaaaaaaaaaatgctagtCATAAATTTTCAACATCATTCCAGCAGCAGAAAGTTATGTGCTTCAAACTACTAGTGCAGAGGGATTGTCACATCCAGCTGTAAAAAGACTCTGGTTATCTTTCAGTTAACATTAGCACATCATGTAAAACATCACATTGTAAGCATCGTTTATGACACACTGGCAAAACACTTCAAGGCAATAAATGATCATCTTAATACCAGTATTGAATAATATGTAACAAACGATAAGGATAATGAAATCACGtctgttttttgtcaaaatgtgGTTGTGCTTTTATCCAATCacgtttttttaaaatgtacttttagcCACCATTCCACAGTTAGAGGTAATTTAGATATTTGCGCTCCAGCAAAGATAGCAGAGTTGTTGTGAAAGGTTGTGAAAGCACGCTGATTACTGGAAGCAGCCGCTGCAGATGAATTGGAAAAAGGTAATGGTAACAGTAATGGCCAGAAATCCTGTGGGAGAAGGCTGCAAGTGAATGAAACATCAAAAAGGCAAACATGGTACTACAAAGTATAGCCTCAGGCCAAATTCtttatacaataaatacataaaaatgataataataaacataatctATACAGCGCTTTTCAAGGCAAAAATTGAGGAAAATCACAATGAACAATTCAGCactgtaattaaataaaatcaggccacttaaaatagaaaatgaaataaaatacaccATAATAGAACTAAAAAAGAAACGTCTTTTTTGACAGATATTACTGATTCTGCGAGTCTCAGATCTTTCGGCAGAGTCTCAAAGCATGAAGACCAGGTTGTTTACTGTATATGAAGGGCTATTTGCACCATCACTGTAGAAACTGAAGCATATAATGATCTGTTTTGTCAGTAATTGATAAGACCCAACAGTCAGAGTCTAGAAGTGAGCTTCCAGTGTTTAAAATTGGGGACAAATGGATTAACTGGAGCCCGTTGTTGACTGTGTTTCTCTCATAGGGCCACATGGATGAGGACGTCCAAGCCGCCTTACTACAGATCATCCGCATGAGACAAGAGTTTGTGTGTTAAAGCTTCCTCCAACCAAACACGATGCTGCCTGCTGACTCAAATTCACCATTCTCACATCCTCCGCTGCAGAGAGTCCCTGCTGTGGCCCCTGTGGGtgcccagtgtgtgtgtgtgtgtgtgtgtgtgtgtgtgtgtgtgtgtttgtgtgtgtgcgtgtgtgtgtgtgtgtgcgtgtgtgtgtgtgtgtgtgtgtttcaggcaaTATTTCTCCAAACAAGCCGTTGAagctaaaatacatttatgtgtaGTACAGCTGCACTTCAGTTCCCAAATATCTGAACGTATTTGTCGTGGCTGTAGGTGAATAACTGTAGATTTTAGGGgcaaatacattatttgaaCTTCAgttgaaaaacaggaaattaaaactCTGTTTACATTAAAATGGCGTTGGATTAGTTCAAGATGTCCTGTATCAAACTGTGAAATCATTTTGACTTAATCACCAACCTATGCAcaggatttattttttcaatttcaagTGTGTGATTACACACATTTCTGTCAAATCTTAGAAAATTATAATGCAGATCTTTGCATTGCTATTAACCCATTATATTCAGTAATGTTGGAATAATTTGAATGTATGTAGGTCCCCCCTATATAGATAACTCTCTCTTTAACACAAAGACCACTTTTCACATTCCCACCTGACAGTCAGctctcatacagtatgtttgtgtcaTGATGTTTGCTGGAATTTGAAGGATaggttcacttttttttatttgtaagtCAACCTTATTACAATACTCAGATGTCCATGTGTACACTGAAAGAGTTCTTGGTCCCTGTAGCTGTTCCTCTTGAAGAgatctctctttgtgtttcctcagctggtgtttttccttgctgagctACAGGgaagacacaataacaaaaagagtCAATTCTGTACTAAAGCCACCATAGCTTGGGAAGAATACACTTAATATATCTAATTCAGACTACAGCTatgcatttttgcatagaaAACTGAGAATTTTGTCCCACATCTTACATCGACAGGATTAGAAGTAGACCCCCTTCAAAGCCAGTATGCACAGAAGGAATAATTACAGTGGCTAATAACTCTTTCAAAGCACATTACAAtacagacttggaaaaaaatTTGAACCTCTCCTTTAAACTTGGCGTGTTCAGGCCAGCTGTAACACTTCAGCCACTCACTTGAGATGTTAAGAGACAGACTGTTCTCATGTTGTCACATTGGGCACAGTTACTATCTTCCTCTGGAGGTCCAAACTTAGCATAAGTGCTTTCAGAATGATCCAAATACCAAAGACATCATCCAAATCTTAAAAGTACTTGCCATTTTGGTAGATGGTTGATAGTACTGTGTTAGATGTGGGAGAGCTTTCAGTTATGTCACTCACACAGTTACGGCAGTCACATGAGACTGTCCATGGTTGATGCTGGATTTGAGTCATGAGGGTGTGGAGTAGAGATCTCTTGCTGTGTCCTACAGTTTGCAGTGGCTCGTCGTCCTTTTGTTGAAACCAGAGTGTCCTCTAGTGGTGAGACTTGGCAGGCCAAGTTGATGAAATTGTAATAATCAGTATGGCCCAGGGGTAggcagttgttgttttttggtagCTGTATTGTCTGCATTGCTATACTTAACACTAAGGAAATATATTAGAAATCTCAGATAGTTGAGAGAATCTGAAATGTGGTGTAAACTGAACTAACTTTAACTATTAATACCACGCTGCTTTGCATTACTTTACATTTAAACCAAATCATTTTAAAGGCAGCAAAATGTCCCAACTACAGCTGGACTTTATGTATAAAACCTAAATATTTTCGGCAGTGAACTTTGCAGCTCTCCTTAGAACAAGGGTTGCGTACCCCTGAGCCGACTCTTTGTGACTCTTCATGGTGTAGTGTAGTGGTGTTGTGATTGTTGAGCAAGTCTCTCGTGCCTTTACACTGACATATTTTTCATAGCTTTGTACTACTTTGATTACTGTACTACAGTGTGACAATTCTGATATTCAGCAGGTCTGGAAGTAGAACGGCACAAAACACATGTTCAGGGTAACATTTACTGTAGGATGCCATTTAAGAATAGAACAGATCCCTTAAATTATGTTGATAGGCAACCCTTGAAAGATTTGTTATTTGAAACACTCCCGTCATTACCTTCAAGCTAACACACCTTGCCAAGTTAaaatttcttcctctctgtttttatactttggccaaatattctgtttacaaCAGTTAGTTTAGAAAACAAAACCTTCTGAGTTTTGTTATGTAGACATTTGGGATTAACTCTGATCTTTCTTTTGGATATTTCTTCAACTGTTAATATAAACTACTAATTAAATCCAGTTAAACctctaaataaatataaaccaATCTGTTTAAATTGGTTGTATTTGTTGGCatagtatttgtgtttgtgaatcagtaaaataaaatcaataaaagtgcCTAACATAGAAAACtacctttttttgtttggtgtaTTTTGTTACTACCACAGTAAATaactttctgcagctgctggtgGTTAAATGGTAATGTCAATCAGTCAGACCAACACTTTgctccagattgaaatatctcaacatctattgGGTAGATTGGTGTGAAATTTAGGCCAGATACCCATGCTGTCAAGTGGATTCATTCCAATGACTTTAGTGATGCCCTGACCTtccctctagcgccaccagcaggttggcATTCGTTTGGAATAAAACATCTCGACAACTAAATGAACAGAATGCTGTGAACTTATGTGCAGTTTTATGACACCTTCAGGATGAATTAAAATTACTTTTGGTGATGAATAAATTTTCCAAGAAGCATCATCTTCAAGTCAAGATTCTAATTTGCCCaaaactttgatttatgaccaaatatctgcaaattaaTGACTCCCATCATTCTCAGCTGCTAATTAGCAAttgtaaaatgtcctgtttttcCCACTGTGGTTTTCTCACTTGCAGTTGGAAAAATGTGATACTACTttgcaccaatcaggatttagcaatATTGTAATCAAAGTGATGACAGTTATGTggttgtttgcttatgttgcaAAACCACCGTAAATTGAATCTGATCGTACTACATCCACAGTCCCGATAAAGCAGATTAGCTGAGGTTTTGAGTGTTGAAATTGTAATAAATAAGAACTAAGGATGTTTATTCCCCCAAACTTTGATTGATGCTTGTTCAGTTATGAATGTTTAATGGTACAGAGAATTTGAAACCAAGATTTCAGCAGCttgaagtcagtcagtcatacaGTGAATGTGTACTTTTAGCTCCGTGCACTTACTTCCCTTGTGGGAACTGCTCCGTTCATGTGGTTTCACTTGAA includes these proteins:
- the uacab gene encoding uveal autoantigen with coiled-coil domains and ankyrin repeats protein isoform X3, giving the protein MSRWLKCTSMHFNTDWNKYDDRLMKAVERGEVDKVAAVLGKKGIIPTKLDVEGRSAFHLAATRGHLDCLNLILGHNVDITATDATGKNALHLASRNGHSLCVQKLLQQHNCPVGNVDLQGRTALHDAVMAGCSSSVKLLCDSGASVNASDFDGRTPLVLATQMCHPRICQLLLERRADITIRDKQNKTALILGCEYGCKDAVEVLLKSGVDVKAVDGLGHDAFHYARLSKNQELVAIVKSYLDKASRDKEAAKIEQWKRQHSVERSEAAEANRRDQMIHDLERQNETLQESLRKYHQDQRALLDQVNILQEKLTQEKMTVEDTQKEKEQLKVLLSAKEREDGARGPETVKVQLRSTLGDYSGQSVIKGKENILMKQAHSLDSDQSLKMLQNPALTRSLSRPLEKSQATVGWDVTGELDALRHELEVVKRKQKAAEEETARLQTALNHKSHECQELVQIKDTIQKQADQQVQELEDALRDVQKRMLDSESKVKQLQAHVVAVKEHLGGQATEELRAQLQDVKAKYEGASAEVGRVRNRLKQSEKALEEYKSSESQLAAEAERLGEELVALSAERDELAETLLEMETQLKEVQTKHGNTVPAEKFDNMKNLLTNAVDEKERQIAELREDYDRVLEEVAELHRKLDSPSSQGGAGAMSSEEQQRIRAALEEQNASLKRKLVDVTAKSQALIQEVEESEEERDILREQLDELNSRVEVDFIPMKVHDEARMNMVKALEELEDKLVEASERYGKAEAQVQQLQTERAALQENISSLKGGSERHQSEMDALKSQNADLIKKLELFQKRCEDRDKECVQLTAQSQTLKQSLEGEYVPRQQHEQMKMELSSTIESVKAEMLKLETKEKESGEELKNVKEGNDKLKEKLEKVQSEMKKDYISVKEHKSITDKLNTAVVEAENRANQVSAMHVLAQEETGKLTQELEAQKKELDTIQEAIQSKFIPLTAVEEKENSYSAQVKELTVKLLEMEEKYNKEKSARESNKQEEEKLKVEMESVQQRLDTALVTSEKHKEVEEEFKGKFEELTLKLVDLEEQHKEVTLQKAEFQEQNALCNTQIQNLQERLKSELTRIATYDTELKALNDAMQQAQADCKKARDAQQEEAQKVCAMQKELQERCGDQASLLQEQAMAKEALEDEVAKLRMALREEEENNAQRAEDVSALQSELLQATQALEELRNREDQMNQLTKEKQQLEEEAANLSNKLLSLAEECKEVHQEATQAREGESKAKTEMEAVQEKGRAIEREIRELKERYDESLSTICDLQRRIQTSAQQTEAKDKKITELLTDVERLKQALNGLSQLAYTSNAPNKRQTQHIDTLQAQIKGLQQQLADAERQHREVVSIYRTHLLSAAQGHMDEDVQAALLQIIRMRQEFVC